A genomic region of Oncorhynchus mykiss isolate Arlee chromosome 2, USDA_OmykA_1.1, whole genome shotgun sequence contains the following coding sequences:
- the zgc:110410 gene encoding protein lifeguard 1, whose product MDQSKRSSEVQLPPPYSQDDGQQNTYGQENTYGQENTYGQENTYGQQNYSSPHYGLNVGPGNIAVVSPAGQYNDMGQGHPEDQQQQWAAPLPPDYSTGLEDTGCFDDKAIRRGFIKKVYLTLMIQLLVTFGIICAFLYWEALRLWSMKTYWFSSCMIAVVIVIIISLSCCANIRRKVPLNFLALGLFTTAEGLLLGSVTVFYEAEAVMWAVGATALVSLALSVFAMQSRWDFTLASGGLWVFCWTLISFALLCGIMRSQYVYIVYACLGTLLFSLYLVMDTQLILGGNHKYSISPEEYIFAALNLYLDIISLFTMLLALIGLSR is encoded by the exons ATGGATCAATCGAAAAGAAGCAGTGAAGTCCAACTCCCACCGCCCTACTCTCAGGACGATGGTCAACAGAACACCTATGGCCAAGAGAACACCTATGGCCAAGAGAACACCTATGGCCAAGAGAACACCTATGGCCAACAGAACTACAGTTCTCCCCACTACGGTCTGAACGTTGGCCCTGGCAACATAGCGGTGGTCTCACCAGCGGGTCAGTATAACGACATGGGTCAGGGTCATCCCGAGGACCAACAACAACAATGGGCTGCTCCACTACCACCTGACTATTCCACCGGGCTGGAGGACACCGGCTGCTTTGATGACAAAGCCATAAGAAGAG GCTTTATAAAGAAGGTGTACCTGACTCTGATGATTCAGCTTCTAGTCACCTTTGGGATCATCTGTGCCTTTCTGTATTG GGAGGCTCTGAGGCTCTGGTCTATGAAGACCTACTGGTTTTCTTCCTGCATGAT AGCAGTGGTGATTGTCATCATCATTTCCTTGTCCTGTTGTGCCAATATACGTCGGAAGGTCCCACTCAATTTCCTAGCCTTGGGACTGTTT ACCACTGCAGAAGGTCTACTGCTGGGCTCTGTGACTGT GTTCTATGAGGCGGAAGCTGTTATGTGGGCTGTGGGCGCCACAGCACTGGTCTCCCTGGCTCTGAGTGTCTTCGCCATGCAGTCCAGA TGGGACTTCACCTTAGCCAGTGGGGGCTTGTGGGTGTTCTGTTGGACACTCATATCCTTTGCATTGTTGTGTGGAATCATGCGATCCCAG TATGTGTACATTGTGTACGCTTGCCTGGGAACCTTGCTATTTTCTTTG tACCTGGTAATGGACACTCAGCTCATACTGGGCGGGAACCACAAATACAGCATTTCACCAGAGGAGTACATCTTTGCTGCTCTCAACCTGTACCTGGACATCATCTCTCTGTTCACCATGCTACTGGCACTCATTGGACTCAGCCGTTAA